The following proteins come from a genomic window of Lycium ferocissimum isolate CSIRO_LF1 chromosome 4, AGI_CSIRO_Lferr_CH_V1, whole genome shotgun sequence:
- the LOC132053651 gene encoding hydrophobic protein LTI6A-like yields MGAMTCIDILLAIILPPLGVFFKFGCKCEFWICCLLTLFGWLPGIIYAIWVLTKN; encoded by the exons atggggGCCATGACTTGCATAGACATCCTTTTGGCCATCATCTTGCCTCCCCTTGGTGTCTTCTTCAAGTTTGGTTGCAAG TGTGAATTCTGGATCTGTTGTTTGCTGACTCTCTTCGGATGGCTGCCTGGTATTATTTATGCTATTTGGGTCCTTACCAAGAACTGA
- the LOC132053652 gene encoding hydrophobic protein LTI6A-like encodes MGAMTCIDILLAIILPPLGVFFKFGCKSEFWICCLLTLFGWLPGIIYAIWVLTNHLSPT; translated from the exons atggggGCCATGACTTGCATAGACATCCTTTTGGCCATCATCTTGCCTCCCCTTGGTGTCTTCTTCAAGTTTGGTTGCAAG AGTGAATTTTGGATCTGTTGTTTGCTGACTCTCTTCGGATGGCTGCCTGGTATTATCTATGCTATTTGGGTCCTTACTAATCATCTTTCCCCCACATG A